One segment of Streptosporangium brasiliense DNA contains the following:
- a CDS encoding aldo/keto reductase, with amino-acid sequence MSLTAILPGRLGFGTAPLGNMFRAIPEEEVHATLEAAWEQGIRFYDTAPFYGAGLAEARLGTLLSTKPRDSHVLSAKVGRVILDEVESGRPPREPRFLRLAT; translated from the coding sequence ATGTCGCTCACTGCCATCCTTCCCGGCCGACTCGGGTTCGGCACGGCTCCTCTGGGCAACATGTTCCGCGCGATCCCCGAGGAGGAGGTCCACGCCACCTTGGAGGCCGCCTGGGAGCAGGGCATCCGCTTCTACGACACCGCTCCCTTCTACGGGGCCGGTCTGGCCGAAGCCCGGCTCGGCACCCTGCTGTCCACCAAGCCCCGTGATTCCCACGTCTTGTCGGCCAAGGTGGGCCGGGTCATCCTCGACGAGGTGGAGAGCGGCCGGCCGCCGCGGGAGCCGCGCTTCTTGCGGTTGGCCACCTGA
- a CDS encoding Tn3 family transposase — MIDLLDFLKESDFVTGFTDAFSSVATRENTRREVIRKQLLLVLYALGTNIGIKRVADGASTARAGPRYVPPTTCSSTATTCAMRSPCSSMDPSL; from the coding sequence GTGATCGATCTGCTGGACTTTCTCAAGGAGTCCGACTTCGTCACCGGATTCACCGACGCCTTCTCCAGCGTCGCCACCCGCGAGAACACTCGGCGCGAGGTGATCCGCAAGCAGCTGCTGCTGGTGCTTTACGCGCTGGGTACCAACATCGGAATCAAGCGCGTCGCCGACGGGGCAAGCACGGCGAGAGCGGGGCCGCGCTACGTGCCACCCACTACCTGTTCGTCAACCGCGACAACCTGCGCAATGCGATCGCCATGCTCGTCAATGGATCCGAGCCTCTAA
- a CDS encoding NAD(P)-dependent alcohol dehydrogenase: MRAFVMKEIGQVGLMDKPVPRPGPLDAVVRTTTALICTSDSHTVNGGIGPRENLTLGHEGVGVVHEVGGEVTAFRPGDRVLVGAITPDWGDLASQNGHPSQSGGPLGGFKFANSKDGVFAEYFHVNEADANLAKIPDGVPDEMAVYCADMLSTGFMGAENGNIPIGGTVAVLAQGPVGLMATAGAKLRGAGLVIGVESVPSRQKLARDYGADEIVDFTTEDVVERILDLTQGQGVDTAIEALGADLTFQTAIKITKPGGTVSNTGYYGEGEFVRIPRIEWGVGMADKTITTGLCPGGRLRMERLLRVLESKRLDPTHMTTHTFRFDEMERAFEVSDKKLDDMVKVLITFS; encoded by the coding sequence ATGCGAGCGTTCGTGATGAAGGAGATCGGGCAGGTCGGCTTGATGGACAAACCCGTCCCGCGGCCAGGTCCGCTGGATGCCGTCGTACGGACGACCACCGCCCTGATCTGCACGTCGGACTCCCACACCGTCAATGGCGGCATCGGGCCGCGGGAGAACTTGACACTCGGCCATGAGGGCGTCGGCGTGGTGCACGAGGTGGGCGGCGAGGTGACGGCCTTCCGGCCGGGCGACCGGGTCCTGGTGGGCGCCATCACCCCCGACTGGGGCGATCTCGCCTCCCAGAACGGCCATCCGTCACAGTCCGGCGGACCGCTCGGAGGGTTCAAGTTCGCCAATTCCAAGGATGGGGTCTTTGCCGAGTATTTCCACGTGAACGAGGCCGACGCCAACCTGGCGAAGATCCCCGACGGCGTCCCCGACGAGATGGCGGTCTACTGCGCCGACATGCTCTCGACCGGGTTCATGGGCGCGGAGAACGGCAACATCCCCATCGGCGGGACGGTCGCCGTGCTCGCCCAGGGCCCGGTGGGCCTCATGGCCACCGCGGGCGCCAAGCTGCGCGGCGCCGGCCTGGTCATCGGGGTCGAATCGGTGCCCAGCCGGCAGAAGCTCGCTCGCGACTACGGCGCCGACGAGATCGTCGACTTCACCACCGAGGACGTCGTCGAGCGCATCCTCGACCTGACCCAGGGACAGGGCGTGGACACCGCCATCGAAGCCCTCGGCGCGGACCTCACCTTCCAGACCGCTATAAAGATCACTAAACCGGGCGGGACGGTGTCCAACACCGGTTATTACGGAGAAGGCGAGTTCGTGCGCATTCCCCGTATCGAGTGGGGCGTCGGGATGGCCGACAAGACGATCACGACCGGCCTGTGCCCGGGCGGCAGGCTGCGCATGGAACGGCTGTTGCGCGTCCTGGAGAGCAAGCGGCTCGATCCCACGCACATGACCACCCACACGTTCCGCTTTGACGAGATGGAGCGGGCCTTCGAGGTCTCGGACAAGAAGCTCGACGACATGGTGAAAGTGCTGATCACCTTCTCGTGA
- a CDS encoding glycoside hydrolase family 15 protein, whose protein sequence is MLDLDPPFRPVRRQEGYLALEDLGLIGDGTTAALVGVDGSIPWLCLPRFDSDPLLCGLLDHERGGHFTLTVDDLREARQFYEPDTAVLVTELRGPTGLVRITDALALRAGADLSDDAGGGRGELVRSAVVRAGTVRLRAELEPRGGGQARTLYDGLEVRVSRRPDLRLHLRSNRPLTGLRTVHDLQEGDRLDLVLSWGRVHRHHRFDPEAMLRQTAEAWRHWMRKCSYRGPQEALVRRSVITLKLCDDWGNGSLVAAPTSSLPAPIGGVRNWDYRYTWIRDAAYAVFALRRVGFEEEADAFLGWVLDAFEQSRHPRIMYTLDGRPVPEEVHDADLEGYRRSAPVRWGNGAADQRQHDVYGEVLDCADQWLLPGRDPQPALWSGLAELAEAAAHTWRQPDQGIWEVRSEGRVFTYSTGMCQVALDRAAAIGERLGLSGPIATWRATADKLRRLILDQAWNEDEQCLSEHLDGGGGLDASLLALPLRKVVPADHPRMAATTAAIAGRLSAGDGLLYRYLHEHSPDGLPGDEGAFVLCSFWLVDNLILQGHQDRAEDLYTSLCARANPVGLMPEQIDPSTGAFMGNFPQAFSHIGIIASGVNLARAKAGTTA, encoded by the coding sequence ATGCTCGATCTCGATCCACCCTTCCGCCCGGTGCGCCGCCAGGAGGGCTATCTGGCGCTGGAGGACCTGGGCCTCATCGGCGACGGCACGACGGCGGCGCTGGTCGGCGTCGACGGTTCGATCCCGTGGCTGTGCCTGCCCCGCTTCGACAGCGACCCGCTGCTGTGCGGCCTGCTGGACCATGAGCGCGGCGGCCACTTCACGTTGACCGTGGACGACCTGCGCGAGGCCCGGCAGTTCTACGAGCCGGACACCGCGGTGCTGGTGACCGAGTTGCGCGGCCCGACCGGCCTGGTCCGGATCACCGACGCGCTGGCCCTGCGTGCGGGCGCCGACCTCAGCGACGACGCGGGCGGCGGCCGGGGCGAGCTGGTCCGGTCGGCGGTCGTGCGGGCCGGGACCGTGCGGCTGCGGGCGGAGCTGGAGCCGCGTGGTGGCGGGCAGGCGCGGACCCTGTACGACGGTCTGGAGGTGCGCGTCTCTCGGCGGCCCGATCTGCGGCTGCATCTGCGTTCCAACCGTCCGTTGACCGGCCTGCGCACCGTGCACGACCTTCAGGAGGGCGACCGCCTCGATCTGGTGCTGTCCTGGGGCCGCGTCCACCGCCATCACCGGTTCGACCCCGAGGCGATGCTGCGGCAGACCGCCGAGGCCTGGCGGCACTGGATGCGCAAGTGCAGCTACCGCGGCCCGCAGGAAGCGCTGGTCCGACGCTCGGTGATCACGCTGAAGCTGTGCGACGACTGGGGAAACGGCTCACTGGTCGCGGCGCCCACGTCCTCCTTGCCCGCACCGATCGGCGGGGTACGCAACTGGGACTACCGCTACACCTGGATCCGCGACGCCGCCTACGCCGTGTTCGCGCTGCGCCGCGTCGGCTTCGAGGAGGAGGCCGACGCCTTCCTCGGCTGGGTCCTCGACGCCTTCGAGCAGAGCCGCCATCCACGCATCATGTACACCCTTGACGGCCGCCCCGTACCGGAAGAGGTCCACGACGCCGACCTGGAGGGCTACCGGCGTTCGGCGCCGGTGCGATGGGGCAACGGCGCCGCCGACCAGCGCCAGCACGACGTCTACGGCGAGGTGCTGGACTGCGCCGACCAGTGGCTGCTCCCCGGCCGCGATCCCCAGCCCGCGCTGTGGTCCGGTCTGGCGGAGCTGGCCGAGGCCGCCGCGCACACGTGGCGGCAGCCGGATCAGGGCATCTGGGAGGTACGCAGCGAAGGCCGCGTCTTCACCTACTCGACCGGGATGTGCCAGGTGGCCCTGGACCGGGCCGCGGCCATCGGCGAGCGGCTCGGCCTGTCCGGGCCGATCGCCACCTGGCGCGCCACCGCCGATAAGCTCCGCCGGCTCATCCTGGACCAGGCCTGGAACGAGGACGAGCAGTGCCTGAGCGAACACCTCGACGGCGGCGGCGGCCTGGACGCCAGCCTGCTCGCACTGCCGCTGCGCAAGGTCGTACCGGCCGACCATCCGCGCATGGCCGCCACCACCGCGGCCATCGCCGGACGCCTGTCGGCCGGTGACGGCCTGCTCTACCGCTACCTGCACGAGCACTCGCCCGACGGCCTGCCCGGCGACGAGGGCGCCTTCGTGCTGTGCAGCTTCTGGCTGGTCGACAACCTGATCCTGCAGGGCCACCAGGACCGGGCCGAGGATCTGTACACCTCGCTGTGCGCCCGCGCCAACCCGGTCGGGCTGATGCCCGAGCAGATCGACCCGTCCACGGGGGCGTTCATGGGCAACTTCCCGCAGGCGTTCAGCCACATCGGGATCATCGCCAGCGGCGTCAACCTCGCGCGAGCGAAAGCAGGTACCACGGCATGA
- a CDS encoding glucose-6-phosphate dehydrogenase, translating to MINRLIILGATGDLNARYLLPALAALRAAGDLADRFELTCADRQNWAVEEFRRWASAQLDRHAATEPGEVRKAIADSARYRQADATDAADIASLVAGDGPVAVYLALPPGIFPGTVAALGAADLPPGSRIVLEKPFGEDLDSAVELNRLLTGVVPEQAVFRVDHFLAMTTVQNVLGSRLANRVLEPIWNSAHIAEVEIVWNETLALEGRAGYYDGVGALKDMVQNHLLQVLCLVAMEPPLSLGERDLRDRKIDVLRSVRPLTDDDVVRRTRRARYLAGRIGDRDVPAYAEEEGVDPRRRTETFAEVELELESWRWSGTTFRLRTGKALGHDRKEVAVRFRPVPHLPFGFNEEAAPNVLRFGLEPESMTLALTGIGTGAHNLAPLTLAAQPAPPELPAYGQLLLDVLRGNAALSIRGDEAEEAWRVLTPVMSAWSRDLVPLVEYPAGSDGPTSVRGS from the coding sequence ATGATCAACCGGCTCATCATCCTCGGTGCCACCGGCGACCTCAACGCCCGCTATCTGCTGCCGGCCCTGGCCGCCCTGCGCGCGGCCGGAGACCTCGCCGACCGGTTCGAGCTGACGTGTGCCGACCGGCAGAACTGGGCCGTCGAGGAGTTCCGCCGCTGGGCGTCCGCCCAGCTCGACCGGCACGCCGCGACGGAGCCCGGCGAGGTCAGGAAGGCGATCGCCGACTCCGCCCGGTACCGGCAGGCGGACGCCACCGACGCCGCTGACATCGCCTCGCTCGTCGCCGGTGACGGGCCCGTCGCCGTCTACCTCGCCCTCCCGCCGGGGATCTTCCCCGGCACGGTCGCCGCCCTCGGCGCCGCGGACCTGCCGCCGGGCAGCCGGATCGTGCTGGAGAAGCCGTTCGGCGAAGACCTCGACAGCGCGGTGGAGCTGAACCGGCTGCTGACGGGGGTCGTGCCCGAGCAGGCGGTGTTCCGCGTCGACCACTTCCTGGCCATGACGACCGTTCAGAACGTGCTCGGCAGCCGGCTGGCCAACCGGGTCCTGGAGCCCATCTGGAACAGCGCGCACATCGCCGAGGTGGAGATCGTCTGGAACGAGACCCTTGCCCTGGAGGGCAGGGCCGGCTACTACGACGGCGTCGGGGCGCTCAAGGACATGGTGCAGAACCACCTGCTCCAGGTGCTGTGCCTGGTGGCCATGGAGCCACCGCTCAGCCTCGGCGAGCGCGACCTGCGTGACCGGAAGATCGACGTGCTGCGCTCGGTACGCCCGCTCACCGACGACGACGTCGTACGCCGCACCCGCCGTGCCCGCTATCTGGCCGGCCGCATCGGAGATCGTGACGTCCCCGCCTACGCCGAGGAGGAGGGCGTGGACCCGCGGCGCCGTACCGAGACCTTCGCCGAGGTGGAGCTGGAACTCGAAAGCTGGCGCTGGTCCGGCACGACCTTCCGGCTCCGCACCGGCAAGGCGCTCGGCCATGACCGCAAAGAGGTCGCAGTACGCTTCCGGCCCGTACCGCACCTGCCCTTCGGCTTCAACGAGGAAGCCGCGCCCAACGTGCTGCGCTTCGGGCTGGAGCCGGAGAGCATGACCCTGGCGCTGACCGGCATCGGCACCGGTGCCCACAACCTCGCCCCGCTCACCCTCGCCGCGCAGCCGGCGCCCCCCGAGCTGCCTGCCTACGGCCAGCTGCTGCTGGACGTGCTGCGCGGGAACGCCGCCCTGTCCATCCGCGGCGACGAGGCCGAAGAAGCCTGGCGGGTCCTCACACCGGTCATGTCGGCCTGGTCCAGGGACCTGGTGCCGCTTGTCGAATACCCGGCCGGATCAGACGGGCCTACTTCGGTGAGGGGCAGCTGA
- a CDS encoding helix-turn-helix transcriptional regulator — translation MPLSATHGATSAICWISWISWVAGMTDESIAHRLGISKRTVQRCVTDFAKKLDAQTRFQTGVQAARQGWL, via the coding sequence ATGCCGCTGTCCGCAACACACGGCGCGACGAGCGCGATCTGCTGGATCTCCTGGATCTCCTGGGTCGCCGGCATGACCGACGAGTCGATCGCGCACCGGCTCGGTATCAGCAAGCGGACTGTGCAGCGGTGTGTGACCGACTTCGCCAAGAAGTTGGACGCCCAGACGCGCTTCCAGACCGGAGTCCAGGCCGCACGCCAGGGCTGGCTCTGA
- a CDS encoding TetR/AcrR family transcriptional regulator, whose translation MPVDPSPAGLAAEPNAAAREQTRRRIIDVAIGLLERKGRDAITTRAVADAAGLQPPALYRLFGDKEGLLDAVAEHGFTRFLAAKHLDPDPNDPIKELRVGWDIAVEFGLANPALYALMYAEPARSTTAFRAGLEHLMERIRRLALTGLLRVEENLAAQIIHATARGAVLTWLSLPEPQRNPALLLALREAMITAVTTQEAAVQEQGPAGAARALRAALPDQNVLSHAEQRLLTEWLDRLSV comes from the coding sequence ATGCCGGTTGACCCGAGCCCCGCAGGGCTTGCCGCGGAGCCCAACGCCGCAGCGCGCGAGCAGACCCGCCGCCGGATCATCGACGTTGCGATCGGCCTGCTGGAACGCAAGGGCCGTGACGCGATCACCACTCGCGCGGTCGCCGACGCCGCTGGACTGCAACCACCGGCCCTGTACCGGCTGTTCGGTGACAAGGAGGGGCTGCTTGACGCCGTGGCCGAACACGGCTTCACCCGGTTCCTGGCCGCCAAGCACCTCGACCCGGACCCGAACGACCCGATCAAGGAGCTACGCGTCGGCTGGGACATCGCGGTCGAGTTCGGACTGGCCAACCCCGCGCTGTACGCGCTGATGTACGCCGAGCCCGCCAGGTCCACCACCGCTTTCCGAGCCGGCCTCGAACACCTCATGGAGCGCATCCGCCGCCTGGCCCTCACAGGCTTGCTGCGCGTCGAGGAGAATCTCGCGGCCCAGATCATCCACGCCACCGCACGCGGCGCCGTCCTGACCTGGCTGTCCCTGCCCGAGCCCCAGCGTAACCCCGCCCTCCTCCTCGCGCTGCGCGAAGCAATGATCACTGCTGTCACCACCCAGGAAGCGGCCGTGCAGGAACAGGGCCCGGCCGGCGCCGCCCGAGCCCTGCGCGCCGCATTGCCCGACCAGAACGTTCTTAGTCACGCTGAACAGCGGCTACTGACGGAATGGCTGGATCGACTGTCCGTATAG
- a CDS encoding CPBP family intramembrane glutamic endopeptidase, whose protein sequence is MRLLKQLVPVAVVAFAGGAIVGTVQGSPLLTLLLGVATAVLAVLVYARVVRWSERRAPVEVAAQGAARAIARGALIGAALFAAVIVNIALVGGYRIEGQGSLPGAVGLLGFMAAAAVTEELLFRGILFRIVEERTGTWPALALTALLFGLSHLFNPHADLWGAIAVAIEAGGMLAAAYAATRTLWVPIGVHFGWNFAAAGIFGTEVSGNGATQGLLHGVTSGPALLTGGEFGPEASPYAVVFGLLLTVAFMRLARRRGNVVPLRRGATATLAR, encoded by the coding sequence ATGCGGTTGTTGAAACAGCTCGTGCCCGTCGCGGTGGTCGCCTTCGCCGGCGGCGCGATCGTGGGCACGGTGCAGGGGAGCCCGCTCCTCACTCTGCTCCTCGGCGTCGCGACGGCTGTGCTCGCCGTACTCGTGTACGCCCGCGTGGTGCGGTGGTCCGAGCGCCGCGCACCGGTGGAAGTGGCGGCGCAAGGCGCCGCCCGCGCCATCGCGCGAGGGGCGCTGATCGGGGCCGCGTTGTTCGCGGCCGTCATCGTGAACATCGCTCTCGTGGGCGGCTACCGGATCGAGGGCCAGGGCTCGCTGCCGGGCGCGGTCGGGCTGCTCGGCTTCATGGCCGCCGCCGCGGTGACGGAGGAGCTGCTGTTCCGCGGCATCCTGTTCAGGATCGTCGAGGAACGCACGGGGACGTGGCCGGCGCTGGCGCTGACCGCTCTGCTGTTCGGCCTGTCGCACCTGTTCAACCCGCACGCCGACCTGTGGGGCGCGATCGCCGTCGCGATCGAGGCGGGCGGCATGCTCGCCGCCGCCTACGCCGCCACCCGCACCCTGTGGGTGCCGATCGGCGTGCACTTCGGCTGGAACTTCGCGGCGGCCGGCATCTTCGGCACCGAGGTCTCAGGCAACGGCGCGACGCAGGGGCTGCTGCACGGCGTGACGTCGGGCCCAGCCCTGCTCACGGGCGGCGAGTTCGGGCCGGAGGCGAGCCCGTACGCGGTGGTGTTCGGCCTGCTGCTGACGGTCGCGTTCATGCGGCTGGCCCGCCGGCGCGGCAACGTGGTCCCGCTCCGACGCGGCGCGACCGCTACGCTCGCCCGATGA
- a CDS encoding YwqG family protein, with protein sequence MTDERYSRLAAEHLPTDLAERWTALLRPCIRLRRVADGEQAVATLGGEPELPAGAVWPEWPGHGLLSFIASVRCAVLPRAGLTTAFPQDGTLLFFYFDGQDDNADDGSFVSPYDPETWAGAQVLYVPGDTPVFRAETPPELEPYPHVELAAGVEESAPDLGLPQVREALLGDGRHWPDLRETPARLRPFLRAFRRLRTRIDHQIGGHAVPVQGPVEYEIANAALGSVHSWGTPVLDREAERWVLLAQFDSDSDAKMMWGDTGALYWLIRPEHLATHRFDQVRLTVQC encoded by the coding sequence ATGACTGATGAGCGATACTCCCGGCTCGCTGCCGAGCACCTGCCCACCGATCTCGCTGAGCGGTGGACCGCACTGCTGCGTCCTTGCATACGTCTGCGCCGGGTTGCGGACGGCGAGCAGGCCGTCGCCACCCTCGGCGGGGAGCCGGAACTACCGGCCGGGGCCGTCTGGCCCGAGTGGCCGGGGCACGGTCTGCTGTCCTTCATCGCATCGGTGCGGTGCGCGGTGCTCCCTCGCGCTGGGCTGACCACGGCCTTCCCGCAAGACGGGACCCTGCTGTTCTTCTACTTCGACGGCCAGGACGACAATGCCGATGACGGCTCGTTCGTCTCCCCCTATGACCCCGAGACGTGGGCCGGGGCCCAGGTGCTGTACGTCCCGGGAGACACGCCGGTTTTCCGGGCAGAAACACCCCCGGAGCTGGAACCGTACCCACACGTGGAACTGGCCGCAGGCGTAGAGGAGAGCGCCCCGGACCTGGGGCTGCCCCAGGTCCGGGAAGCCCTGCTCGGCGACGGCAGGCACTGGCCCGACCTTCGTGAAACCCCCGCCCGGCTCCGGCCGTTCCTCCGGGCCTTCCGGCGGCTACGCACCCGCATCGACCACCAGATCGGTGGCCACGCCGTACCGGTGCAGGGCCCGGTGGAGTACGAGATCGCGAACGCGGCGCTCGGCAGCGTTCACTCTTGGGGCACCCCCGTCTTGGACCGGGAAGCCGAACGCTGGGTCCTGCTTGCCCAGTTCGACAGTGACAGCGACGCGAAGATGATGTGGGGTGACACCGGCGCCCTCTACTGGCTGATCCGCCCTGAACACCTCGCCACCCACCGCTTTGACCAGGTCCGGCTCACCGTGCAGTGTTAG
- a CDS encoding amidohydrolase family protein, whose product MPDRLRIIGVEETVVVPAVYEAYQRAGSPQIPARGFGDSPIARNLREAGEQRLAHMDDQGIDVAVLSLSSPGVQDLPEADAITVAREANDQLAEIVASRPDRFQAFAAIPTQSPAAAAAELERAVGELGFPGAMLYGRTGDKLADHPDNDELYATAERLGVPLHFHPQTPVQPVIDAYYSDIGPIGTPLAGAAIGWYYDLGVQYLRMIFSGVFDRFPDLQVIAGHWGEVVMFYLDHTGFFAEAGDLQRPLADYFKQNFWVAGSGTNSPRYLRWTAEVMGTDRMLYSTDYPFTYGFRPGGFPYVDTSNGAARSFLEDAPFTDEQKADIAHRNWERLTARAAERPAA is encoded by the coding sequence ATGCCCGACCGTCTGCGGATCATCGGAGTGGAAGAGACCGTTGTCGTACCCGCCGTCTACGAGGCGTACCAGCGGGCCGGATCGCCACAGATCCCCGCCCGCGGCTTCGGCGACAGCCCGATCGCCAGGAACCTGCGCGAGGCCGGCGAGCAGCGGCTGGCCCACATGGACGACCAGGGCATCGACGTCGCCGTGCTGTCCCTGTCCTCGCCCGGCGTGCAGGACCTGCCCGAGGCCGACGCGATCACGGTGGCCCGCGAGGCCAACGACCAGCTCGCGGAGATCGTCGCCTCGCGGCCCGACCGTTTCCAGGCGTTCGCCGCGATCCCCACCCAGTCGCCGGCCGCGGCCGCGGCCGAGCTGGAGCGCGCGGTGGGCGAGCTGGGCTTCCCCGGCGCCATGCTGTACGGCCGCACCGGGGACAAACTGGCCGACCACCCGGACAACGACGAGCTGTACGCCACTGCCGAGCGGCTCGGTGTGCCGCTGCACTTCCACCCGCAGACGCCGGTCCAGCCGGTGATCGACGCCTACTACTCCGACATCGGCCCGATCGGCACGCCGCTGGCCGGAGCGGCAATCGGCTGGTACTACGACCTGGGCGTGCAGTACCTGCGGATGATCTTCTCGGGTGTCTTCGACCGGTTCCCCGACCTGCAGGTGATCGCTGGGCACTGGGGCGAGGTCGTCATGTTCTACCTCGACCACACCGGATTCTTCGCCGAGGCCGGCGACCTTCAGCGGCCGCTCGCGGACTACTTCAAGCAGAACTTCTGGGTCGCGGGCAGCGGCACCAACAGCCCCCGCTACCTGCGCTGGACCGCCGAGGTCATGGGCACCGACCGGATGCTGTACTCCACCGACTACCCCTTCACCTACGGCTTCCGCCCAGGCGGCTTCCCCTATGTCGACACCAGCAACGGCGCCGCCCGCTCCTTCCTGGAGGACGCGCCCTTCACCGACGAGCAGAAGGCCGACATCGCCCACCGTAACTGGGAACGCCTCACCGCCCGCGCGGCCGAACGCCCGGCCGCCTGA
- a CDS encoding alpha/beta fold hydrolase has protein sequence MLRKIKTSVAAALCCTVLGTGVAGCDGDAVENWDPFAPATRTADAAPISGTEKIDVAGRSVNVSCSGDPEKGSPVIVLMHGGGDGLDKLAAIQKTLSKQNRVCSYDRLGAGASDQPDGPQSFSSTGKILTGVLDRVAGDGPVVLAGHSLGGLIAARYAPDHQDRVKGLVLMDATPPTMVDDITKAIPESATGPAAELRAQNLAMFRGENPEKLVITDGKVRSAGNIPVEVIQHGKQYLAAVPGYGPRLEQAWAAGQRKWLALSSGGKLSTAADSGHYIFVDQPDVAVQAVERVTAQAARQAHGG, from the coding sequence ATGCTCCGCAAGATCAAGACATCCGTTGCGGCCGCGCTGTGCTGCACCGTGCTCGGCACGGGGGTCGCCGGCTGCGACGGCGACGCGGTGGAGAACTGGGACCCCTTCGCCCCCGCCACGCGGACAGCCGATGCCGCCCCGATCTCCGGGACCGAGAAGATCGATGTCGCGGGCCGGTCGGTGAACGTGTCCTGCTCGGGCGACCCGGAGAAGGGCAGCCCGGTCATCGTCCTGATGCACGGGGGAGGCGATGGGCTGGACAAGCTGGCCGCCATCCAGAAGACGCTGAGCAAGCAGAACCGGGTCTGTTCCTACGACCGGCTCGGCGCGGGCGCGAGCGACCAGCCGGACGGCCCTCAGAGCTTCTCCAGCACCGGCAAGATCCTGACCGGGGTGCTCGACCGCGTCGCCGGTGACGGCCCGGTCGTCCTGGCCGGGCACTCGCTGGGCGGGCTGATCGCCGCCAGGTACGCCCCCGACCACCAGGACAGGGTCAAGGGGCTGGTCCTGATGGACGCCACCCCGCCCACCATGGTGGACGACATCACGAAGGCGATCCCCGAGTCCGCCACCGGCCCGGCGGCCGAGTTGCGCGCACAGAACCTGGCGATGTTCCGGGGCGAGAACCCGGAGAAGCTCGTCATCACCGACGGCAAGGTCCGTTCCGCAGGGAACATCCCGGTGGAGGTGATCCAGCACGGGAAGCAGTACCTCGCGGCCGTCCCCGGGTACGGGCCGCGCCTGGAGCAGGCGTGGGCCGCGGGCCAGCGCAAATGGCTCGCGCTGTCCAGCGGCGGCAAGTTGAGCACGGCCGCGGACAGCGGCCACTACATCTTCGTCGACCAGCCCGATGTCGCCGTCCAGGCCGTTGAACGCGTCACCGCGCAGGCCGCGCGTCAAGCGCATGGCGGGTAA
- a CDS encoding maleylpyruvate isomerase N-terminal domain-containing protein, whose translation MTDAKADFLFTARSAADLLRDPAVAAAWSRPSALPEFSVAGLAGHLAYQILAIPPLLTSPVPQEETVALLEHYSRVRWIGASLDDDINVRIRQGGQEVSAEGHAALVTRVDLALEELDGSLVSATNRPVRISLWGPWSLTLDDMLITRMMELAVHSDDLAVSVGVETPTLPPSAVDTVIGLLVRLAVRRHGPTGVLRALSRAERAPATVAAF comes from the coding sequence ATGACCGACGCCAAAGCCGATTTCCTGTTCACCGCCCGCTCGGCCGCGGATCTGCTGCGCGATCCGGCGGTCGCCGCCGCCTGGAGCCGGCCGAGCGCGCTGCCGGAGTTCAGCGTGGCCGGTCTGGCGGGCCACCTGGCCTACCAGATCCTGGCCATTCCGCCACTTTTGACCAGCCCGGTGCCACAGGAGGAGACCGTAGCCCTGCTGGAGCACTACAGCCGGGTGCGCTGGATCGGCGCGAGCCTCGACGACGACATCAACGTCCGCATCCGGCAGGGCGGCCAAGAGGTCTCGGCCGAAGGACACGCTGCACTGGTGACGCGCGTGGACCTGGCCCTCGAAGAACTGGACGGCTCCCTCGTCTCGGCGACGAACCGGCCGGTGCGCATCTCGCTGTGGGGACCGTGGTCGCTGACGCTCGACGACATGCTGATCACCCGGATGATGGAACTCGCGGTCCACTCCGACGACCTGGCGGTCAGCGTGGGCGTCGAGACGCCCACCCTCCCACCCAGTGCCGTCGACACGGTGATCGGCCTGCTGGTCCGCCTGGCCGTACGCCGCCACGGCCCGACCGGCGTCCTGCGGGCGCTCAGCCGCGCCGAACGCGCCCCGGCCACCGTCGCCGCCTTCTGA